The window GCCTGTCAAGTGGTAAAACAGTGCTCAATCTGCTAATGCCACGAAAGAAGTGGCTTTATTCCGACTGAGATGTACACTGAGAGCGTGCTTGGTTTGGTTTGGTTTGGTGTTCGTGTGGCAGGCAGGCATCAAATGCAGAGCGATCGGCGCGCGCACCGGCCTACCGTGGCGATCTGATGCCCGCTTGTCCAAGTACTTAGCGTGAGGCACCCTGAAAGAATTGTGTGGAAAAAAAAAGGAACGGCTTGGAGAAGATGCAACATGTTCCTGGCTGTTCACCATGGGAGTGGACTGGAACATGCATGATACTGTATATGGTGCGGTACAAGTGTCATCGTAAAGAGCTCGCGTGACGATGCCATATATGTATGTTTGGTTGAATAAAATCCGTCCATTATGTGGGAATTTCCTGATTTGTTAGTTCAAACAATGCCCGCAATTTATGCAGCACATATGTGAAATTCTTGTGTTCTAGCCCAAGAATTTGGTCACTATATCTCGAAACAATTGGCCACTTTCTGACGATTTCATATAGATACCCAGTAATCCTCACCCCTGCCTTCAGTCCTCGGTTTGACACCAACAATTCCACCTTGTCCCTTCTGTAAAAAAAAAAGAATTTGGCCACTATATACCCTAAAACTTTCATTTTTATAGAAGAGAAGCAGGGTATCAATTACAAGAATCGCACGGAAACATGCGAACAATAGCGCCGCAATTCACCCACACCTACACCACACTAAGTAGGCTAACCCCTCACAAATCGGTCACCACCTGAAGCTCCAGCATGTTCCCAGTCGTCCCAACCCGGGACAGATCGTTGCATGTTGAGGTTAGCGAACACTCGCGTTTCTCTGTTTCCACAGGTTCAAACCCTTGACGATCAGTAGGCATCGTATAACAGACTAGTGAATTTTCAGCACTAGTTATTCTGCACCTAGTTAAGAACAAGGAACACAATAACCAGGGAATGAAACCCTCTGTCCCTAGTTATTCTGTAAGAACTTAGCTGGAGAGTAGTCCCTAGTGATTTTTTACAGAATAACTAGTGAATAACCAGTCTATGGACTACTCTCCAGCTAAGAATTTTCATGAGGCACTCTTTTCTCCTAATAATACTATCAAGCATGCATAATCAAATGCCTCACAATGCCAGCAGGCAATCAACAACATGTACCACAAACAGGCGTTTTTGGCGCTAGAATAGTATATGGCTCATAGAAATATGACCAACAGCTAGGTAGTGGAAATTCTGCTCTTCTATTACAGCGTGACAAAGATTACTAGCATCTAAGGCCTCCTAATAAAAAGGCCCGTATGACCGACAGGTTAAACACCAACCCATCTAAGAAAATATCTCCACCACACAACCTAGTTAATTACTGTACAAGGAACATCTTCACCTCTCGTGTGAAGGAAACCCTACGGACCAGCTACTAGTACCATCACCGGTTTTATTGTCCACGAAGCCCGCCAAATGCTAAAGACGGGACAGCCTCTGACTCTGAGAGTGCTGCTTAAGCCCAGTCGTCGAGTTCAAAGTCAAATATAAGGCCTGTAGAATCCAATCCGGAAGAGTCCCTCTGCTGAGCAGCTTCTAACAATAATTCATCTGCAGGGGGGCTTAGAAAACCATCAAGATGAGCTTCATCTGGACTAAGACTGCCACCATAATTCAGAGGATGCAAAGTTTGCTTAGGAGCATTTGTCTGGGTACCACCACCTGTTGTATGAATGGGCAAGCCATGCCCATTAGAAGTCATCAGGTTTACCGCTGACGCAACAGACTCGGCGTGAAGGCCCCCCTCCCCTTGGTTTGCACCGGCATCCAGAGGTTGGGGGGAAGTCCTCACAGGCTGCTGGGAATGTGAAGTACTGGTATTGTAAGCAGAATCATCCAATACTCCCAGATCCGATGCCACACTAGCAAGTATGTCTTGCCAGCTTTGTGTGGAAACATCGATTACTGGTTCTGGCAGGAATTGTCTTCTCTCATTCATAAGCGAGGTGCACCGGGAAAGTTGAGGTCCTACGCCATGCACTACATTTGAGGCAGCCTGAGAAGATGGTGCCAGCTGACCTTGTTGCCCCTGAGATGCTATTGGCGCACTGAGAGATCTCTGAGGGGCACTTTTCTTGACAGTACCACTGAAAGGATTGGTTCCTTGTGGTTGAACTTGCTGAGATACATGAGCAGTATTAGTTCCTGGTATAGCTTGAACTGGCTGTGATACATGTGGCAATGCATTGTTCATAAGGGACAGGGTACTGATTGGAGCACTAGAACCAAATCGGTTAGCATTTCGGATTGTGTGACCTGGAGAAGCTGTACCTACTCTTTTGAAGTTTCCACGTGAATGGATGTTTTGAGCAGTGTGGACATTGTTTGTACTTCTCACCGCTTTTGTCGCAAGGGATGCTCTTGGTGTACTGATAGTCCGTCCTACATTCAGTGAGACTCTAACTGAAGTGTGTCTTTGTTGGTTTTGGCTCATAACATGCAGAAGAGGACTTCTGTTTGCAAAAGACGAGACTTGACACTGTATATCCTTCTTAATGGATGGTGCCATTGTTGGGTAGATGGCATTCTGGCATTGTTCTGGACGAGATGCTGGAAGACTTTTAGACTTGAATGCTTGCCGCAGCTGTTTCCACTTTGATTCCTTATCCGTAGCATGACAATGATCATTAAGCTGGATACCTTTACCCCAATAATTACATGGAGCTGGAGCATCGCATACAAAACAGTGACACTGCATTTAAGAAGTAACAATGAAATGGCATAAAAATGTACATTGTCTAATGATACTCAACTAGTATTCACCAACAGCATCATGTAGTTAACACTTGTTACTTACCATGCTACAATGCTTCACATGAGAAGTAGCGCTGAAGGGCAAGTTAGAACATAGATGGCGTGAATGAGGGAAGTCCCTGCACGCTACCTGCAAAAAAAAAATGAGAACTTGTTGGTTAAACAACGAAGGAATGCTACTGAAGCCTGCCTACAGGTAAAACTGTAGCTTCTATGGAAAGCCCTAAATTATCTTTTGTTAAATTTAACATGAATTAAAAACCACAAATATATTCATAAGCAATAAAGACAGGTAGACATGAATTAATATGTGCCATTAAGCAAACCATCTCCATGTTGCAAGTTGAAAGATGCATCTTTAACCACATTCATAGTATTTGAAACTACTAAATTAATGCAAGCTCTCTAAACAATATCCGTGACTCGATCCAAAGTCACAGATATACATCCAACGAAATCAGCACAAGATGGTCATGCGTAGTACAAAGCATTTCATCTCCATACATAGTGTCAAAACATAACAAGGTACTGCTTATATGGTATGAACAAAATGCATTGCTGTGGATGAAATGGAAGGAAACAAATACCGGTCCTTTCTCCCCAACTATCTGCAATTCATCGGAGCTGCTATCTCCCACACTCCCCTTGTCCTCCCCGATGGTAATCGCCTTCTCAGGGTCACCATCTAGAACCACAcaatcatcatcatcctcatcatcaccaccaccgcccccgccgccgccgccagggtTGGCCTTCTTCTGTGGCGGCGAGAACTCACCCATCACCACAAGATCAAAGAAATCGTCTCCATTTGGCTCATCATCATTCAAAAGCTTCCCAAGCCAGTCGTCAACTGGCTTCCTGGGCATGGGAAGGTCCTCCTCGTCGGAGCTGATCTCCACAAAATCCACGACCGACCCCATCCAGCCCCCCGAACCCTAACACGGCCGCGCCCCGGGGTTGGGGCCAGATTGCCCAGATTGGCAAGAACTTGGAGGACCTCCGAGGAACCAAGAAACCCTTGCGAAGACAATAATACTAGGCGGGGAAAGGGGAGCCCAAGATGTCGTCGGCCAGCATGGATCCGGAACCAAATATGGCTCCCAAGAAACGCCTCTAGGAGAAGGCCTAGCTCGCCAGAAGGAAACCTATGGATTCTTGGCTCGGTAggcggtcgccgccgccgcactcaaCGGTTCTGCCGCTGGAAAAGGTCCGGAATTTTGGCCGCGATTGGGGGTGAGGAAAGCGCCTGAAAGAAGGAGAACCTGGAGATAAAGCGCAGAAAATTAGAGCAGGGAAGATCGGGAGCGCATGCCCGGCCAAGAACTAGAAATGGATTAGCGTAGCGGAAACACGCAGGGAAAAAaaaggagggggagagagagaggggtgccCAACCTGAAGCAGTCCTCTCCTGGATGGAGAagggaagaggaggaagaagagggcagggcagggcagggcagAGCAGGCCAAGCTTAACTGCTTCTTGTATAGAAAATCTCCCAAGGGATTTCGCTTTTATTTCCGCGCTATATTTTTCTGTTTCATTTATAACAAACATCGTATTGCCGATATTCCTATGTGCCGAAGCCATCAAAAAAGGTGAGCGATGAGGTCATGTGATGGGAGCGCGCCTTTTTTTTAGGTACAACTTGCCGCTGCTTTATTGACTAAGTTTGGAATGTCATCCGAGATTACAGATAAAATAAAATCAGGAGGAGTATGAAACCAAGACTCTGATCTCTCCTCTCCTACCCCTACTCTAGCAAGCTTGTGTGCTGCGACATTGGCTGATCTCCTAACCCAAGCAACCTTGAACTCTGTAAACGAGTTGAGCATGTCCTTAATTTCCTGAATCCAGGGACCAACAGCGGACAACACCTTCTTCTCTTGGCGAATCATCTTCACCAGCGTTTGGCTATCCAACTCCACATGAACCCTTACCGCATTCATATCTGATGCCAACTGTAAAGCACGCCTACACGCAAGGGTCTCCACCGCCTTCGGGTCAGTTGTGTTTGGAAAGAAATGACAGAAGCCCGCCCGGAACGCCCCATGTTGATCCCGAATAACCGCACCACCACCTCCTTTGTCACCATGTGTCGAAGTTGCTCCATCAGCGTTGATCTTGAGCCAACCATCGTCAGGAGGGTTCCACTTCTCAACAATCCTGGGAGCCGGCTGTCGCGGCTTTGCTACATGAATCTGCTTCCATTCCTGCATGTGATCATACACGGACATCATTATCTCATGTGGAGAAGCAATCTTCTTGCCATCTCTAGCCTCATTACGCGCGAGCCATAGGCCATAAACTGACTGTATCATCGCCTCCTTCTCCTCGTCGGCTGCCCCCGCGAACCATCCCAACAACCAGCTTGCTAATGCACTCGAGAGTTCATCGGACTCGGTGGGATCGCCACCGAAACTCCCTTTTCCACTTGCATCAACTGCCAGAATTGTGATGAATGCTGACATGTCCAGAATCTATGATGGATCGTCTCCTCTCTGCCACATGCAACACAAAAAATGTCGGGTTTTATCCGACGACGGTGGAGTTCCGCCCCTACAGCCACGCCATTTCTGATAACTCTCCACATGTGAACCTTCGCTTTGCCCGGTGCATTTGTACTCCATAGTCCCATATACCCTTTGTGGCCCTGAACAGAGTTTGAGTGACCCGGCTGTCCGGTCCTCGCTCGTTTCATTGCCATCCTCAAATGATATGCAGACCTCACTGAGAACACGCCACTCTTCGTGTAATTCCACGCCAAAAAATCATCAACTCCCGGCTCGCCTACAGCAATTTGCCTTATATCACTAGCATCCGTTGGAGTGAACATCTCCTGTATTTTATGTGCATCCCAACTCTTCCCATCTGGTAGCAGCAGGTCCGCGACCTTGGTTATGCCCTGCATATATGTTTGTCCAAGGGGGTGTAAACAGCTCGCGCGTGGGATCCAGTTGTCGTGGTGAATGTTGACTCTGGAACCATCCCCAATCCTCCAACCAGCCCCTCTCGGAGTAAGTTCCTGCCATGGATGATGCTCTTGAAAGTAAAGGAACCCGCCGCTGGACAACTAGTCGTCATGATCGATTGATCTGGGAAGTATCTCGCCTTGAGTACTCTTGCACACAACGACGTTGGTACCTGTAGAATGTGCCACGCTTGCTTCGCCAGGAGGGCTTGGTTGAAAGCCTCAATGTCACGAAATCCTAGTCCTCCACTCCTCTTTCCTAAACAAATCTTCTCCCAAGCAATCCAGTGTACGGCTCATCGGGAGCGCGACTTGACGGGTTAATGGTTCCATTGTACGGCTCATCGGGTTGGCAACGACTTGGCTTGACTTAATGCATATCGAACGACGCGCTGCTGCTCTAAGGGCCGTTTTTTTTGCAGGATTCTACAGAATTAATTCTCACATAATTTCTTTCCCACAGAATCAGCCGTTCCGTTCTTTTCTTTTTGAGATTGCAGTTTTTAGATTGTGTGCTGAAATGTTTATATTTCCCTTAGACATAAATTATTTGCCAAATTGCTAACATTTTGTTGTGTTGAACAGGTTCTTGTCGAATATGAGCATAACAATGATTTTACGAATTAAATAGAATTTTAGTTGTGGGTTGAGTTATAGTCTCACACGTTGCAATCATGGTGCTACAAATAGAAGGAATCATCTTAAGGTACGAGATTAGCAGCAATAGCCTCACCTGTTGCCGTCATGGTACCATCATTTTTCTGATGGTGGAGTGTTGGCACCTGTAAGCGTTAATGGAGATCGCACATACGCATCATTATCAAAATGCTCATCAGTCCAGGCGCATAGGGCGGCATAATGAAAATTTAGTATTGTAATAAATATATAAGTCACCACGTGTTGAAGGAGCTCCTCATTCCTTGTGATCATAATTTTTATTTTGCATATTGGTTGGCGCATTAAATAGAATCTGCATATTGCTCTTTAGGAGTCAATAACATGGGAAACCAACATAGTGGTCGCCTCCTTCCATTTTACAAGCGGGTCAAATAGGATTCAGGTGGTGTTTGGTTCtctagtcctaggactttttctagtccctaggATTTTTTGAAAAAGACTCTCAAGGAGGTGCTTCTAAGGACTTTTAGTAAAAAGTCCCACCCTGTTTGGTTTgctagggactttttctagtcccaacacAAAAAAGTCCCCGAAACCAAACACCCCTCATTATTGCCATTGATTTTTGATTTAATATCCTCCATCCAATCTCCACGCACCTAGATTGCGATTAAGGATGGCAATTTTATCCATGGGTACGGCTACCCGCGGATACCGTACCCgcatgggtagggtatgggcacAATTTTATACCATGGGTATACCTATACCCTACCAGTTAAGTCATTGATAGGGCACGGGTATAGCCTTGTACCCATGAATATACCTATACCGTACTCGTTTATACTAACATGTTACTTGTCAGATGTTATTTGGTGAGTTTGTTAACCTGTGTTAAAGTATCACCAATTGTCAATCTGAATTGAGATTGTCTTGTATCCATCCATTTGTTATCAAGTTGAAATAAAAGTTTTTTTGTTAAATGTGCTATGTATGAATGTAAAATTATGGATAACTTGTGTACTATTTGATCTACATCTTGGGTACCCAATGGGTATGGGTACCCGTCAGGTACGGGCACGGATAAATTTGTCATTTCATCTTGAGAACATCAAATACTCTTTCGATGCTATTTTGCAAAGAAGAAAGAAGATGGTTGAATGTCTCATGTCTCCTTACCGAAGGGCGTTGTTAAAAATCTGGTACATGGTATGTTACCCTTTCTATGGTGCTAGATATCCAACCCTGTTTGGATATCGAGAGTCCACAAAGTATAATTATCAACAGTAGAACatccatacactacaaaaaaatcacttccgtgatgatacgtgtttgtcatagtaggttacgtttctgtcatgcatgtacatccatgacgattttatgacagaatcaagatagtcatacctatgctgtcgtagaagtgttccatgacaataccaaaattatcatcacggaagtgtccacttccatgacgataaatggcgcgtcatggaagtgttttcgtcaaggaTAACCGaaatgtggcatccaccgtaacgggtcgtcgttaagctaccgggttccagtttggatccgataacccattaacagcccggaccagtggggattttccacgtgtaaaattctcattcgccggataaaccacgtgtcagctccgcgctgggacagatgtcatccagcGAATCGACAGGAtacgcctatgatacgtcgacacatggctcGGCCCAACAGCGGCCCATTTAGgttaaaaggccggcccatttgacttggtcaaaaggaaGCGGGTCGGCCCacagaaagcctgttaacggcctattcgaatacagcccatttacaacccgctaattCACAACCCGTTATGGCCTATCTGAATTAGGCTTAGTAGCATCATCTGGGTCATCCAATATGATTCGAGTatgttgtaacttccggcccatgtatggcccgtgacgtatttcggcccatatgaggccctttgtaactctgggcCCAATAAAGGCCCGTGGCGAAACTGACCCaaaatgaacagtgtatcgctttatacccattaacggtccattattccattgggccatttccagcccgtgttatctttcggccttctaagggcccatttattcttgggctcatttctagtaTTTAATTACTTAcagtccgttactggcctgttccgcttgtgggccaaattcggccgtgtttacagtcggcctgtttgtgacccgttaatccgttgggccgtttcatggcgtcatcaaatacggcccaATAACGACCAGTTATGCCTGTCGATAGAATTAAGCCCATTATACATatcggcctattaacggcccgtaaTGCTCGGGCCATAAACTAATGattctagcccgtttacggcccatataGTGGTCCGCTAATGGTCCACGAATAAGTATGGcacatgtttggccaatcgatcatacagcccgtagaaggcccattgactctacggctcgtagaaggcccatggatcctacggcccatggtcactacagCAGGTAGCGGGACCATGGTTACAATGGTCCGTATGttgcccatggttattgtggcctagttttaaaaaatattttattATGGCCACTAGCAAACCATGGAAAAAGAACTGCTGTGACTACAaccaaacaaataaacaagacaataaggaaataaacaagcaagcaacttacgctaggccaTTACGGccattacacatattacatccactgggcatcaaagttcgccatcagtgcaaatatagggaacaaagtagcattttacatacactgggcgtctaaattggccaccagtgcaaataaacacggcagcaaaacaagtccataactgaaacaacttcagaagagctcaagaaacattatcctgggtatacaccatgctggcaataagcttagcaagcttattagctttctcctgtttggcgctaaaatcctccggcgcttgttgttgcaccagaaagtatgcatctgcattctccagggacttcctcagtccttcggcttcttgtcgcagcacagctgatcgatgtctttcaacttgtagttgagactcaagaaaccgaatgATTTAGACAatgagttcgaagagcttgtgcgagcggtagtggccagtaactcgcacactacatcaagacaagactttggggttgtttcactgtcttcaagatagttttccttaggtgttttatcagctttgttggagaccaacaaggatgtctcactatcctgaaccttatctgcattacttcctttaccattgcttaataaggtactcttccccaatattttgtcagcattctaaagaagaaacaagcagacataaactcatttcggtgaaccagttcagtagtaaggtggacaggattaaactaccaaatCTTCTATTGCTAAGTAGTACacaataaaagcatcaaacaaacatatatctatgtgttgtggtcactgcattgtcttgccaaatcaaaatagagacacggttcaaatcatatcagttcaagacaaagcagcattgaaagaatacaagtgtgggaaactacacggcacaacaagatttcagatgggtaccacgggtatacatgtacaacaacactattggctctgttgtgatgctactaatgtgcatgatatgagaagtcaactgtatacacaattgaaattgaaatcaacagagtaATTTAGAAGAGCAAACCAGTTAGAGAAACATGTTTAAACATACATGTTGTGccattggatccttcaatttaaaaataagtttgtatgagtaaatacagtgatacaagagcaaagcagtatgctcCATAGCAATGCAATCTTAAATgtgaacagttgttcttcaggtttaagcacttattctacatgaacagagtacagtaagatgcAGGCATATAGTACTTCAAAATGAAAAATGATCTCGTAGACCTTACCACGTTCTTGCCTCaagaccagtacagaacaaggtgTTCCCAGTAATCGTCccgtaaatgtgtctcaggagaaagtaagggaatttgatgagtttccttaccagtgaagtacgttttcttcaggtaattccggtACTGCCACAAaacattcttgaagatagcagggtattagcacaggttacctcatcctgagtttccaaatcggtccttatctatagagaaaaatgggaacatctgttgtattataaccagcatggaggtagaatgtatgggacaaggAAAAGTAATTgtcatgaataacattacttacacataactcatggacgaacacctgcaactggctttttccttcatcttcagtataatatttccatgatgggaagatacacacataggatttaacaacatcaaacgcgatagatgctaaactacaaATGGCTAGATGTGCTTCGTCCACAGAAATAGGTGTACTAACtagtggagttggggttcgctgTGGTAGTcctggcgctttgggcactggagctgccttactaccTATtgttgtttgggagctctgtgttggagatggtgttgtgtcaactggaactggatTACTATCTActgggttggggttagattgggtgaagctggttctctgtccttcggagtaggggtacaatctgcgagagtctgggttatgtgtggtacgGCTGGTTCTTATGCATGCACAACCGGGGTGCTAtgtccaccaagaggtagcactgttttatttgagaccgtgtttttactccgctagatactgccatcaccccctccaattcaaatggctgataaacaagaaaagtagttGAATGTACAAACCTTGTATGAGAGACAAATGCAATAGacagtgtggaaaaaagagggcatgaaatagttaaCATATGTATTGCTTAACTAaaaaggatagcatgacataatttcacacatatgatgtctatctaaactggatagcatagcatgacataattcaaacatatgatgactaactaaacaggatggcatgagataattatatgatgtctttagtaaacaggttcgcatgacataattcgcatacatgttatctaagtaatcaggatcgcatgataTAATtaacatatgtgatttatatactaagcagatggcattcacatatctgatgtctgaactaagaacatggtgttgaatattgtgtatatgatgtctaaactacgcaatgcaagacaccatatgcatgatatgaatagtgtaaccgtgccaagttagagcatacacctcggtgggggaataggactagtcatctgtctctgaatccatctctgcgGAGCTATCTGAACCCAataagagatctgcttcgacaggcagcactgtctgctctgaagaccttgttttcactccagatttttccatcacccactcaaatggctgattcacaggaagagtagttgaatatacaaacattttctataaatggaaatgtaatgaagaaaaggaatgccaagatataattcaaatatatgatgcctcgctaaacaacatggcattgcatatttcacatatattatggctggctacaAAAGATGAGATTGCATAGttcacatatatgatatagaatctaaacaggtggcattacagaacatgtctaaactaagcagatgacatatatgatgtcgaaagtaagTACTGCAAGGCAatgtatgcatgatatgaccaacatcatcatgcgaggttagagcaaacacctctggggtaaataggagtggccagctccgtctgaatccgcctctgaacagatatcttcctctggattacaatctggaggagggggagggttttccattgcacccaccatggagcaatgtctgcatgacattatattgcCGCACAAAATTCTTCTCTTTTTCTTTACATGTTCAGCacgactgtgtacaatatctgacatgcatacaaaaaaatatagtgagattatgtaaggagagcatgcagaaatctagagtgatggtaacaaccagtggatagatccaaaaacaatgatagcaggctgatgatagctttaatttaataaaaagacagatgatgattgctttactgtttgtttcccacccaagatgaacataCTGTTTTTTCCACCCAAGATGAATAACATAgacataccctaggtgaaccggataatagacagagatactattcattgctgccttgATATGTGCCCCATGAGCatttcaaaactcaagattgatcATTAATTTGGActtgacttggagtctaagaggtgaacaggacgataaagtagcaggtaatattaagccatgcataacataagcagaaaaaagagtgcgacctctcttgcggacccgtgtactcctcaggttcatctgctgagtcgatgatggtgatgtaGTTGTGGTGGGTGCTGAcagcagggaaggagatctgaggcagtgaaagacggtcaggagtcgtgatgtctggtagggtggatgcttctgtcgatggagcagctcaggtgaggtggacgacgtcgcggcaggagcgggacaaaccacacaaagttttctggcctcctcccgaagcttcctaggtgtcttctggtccaagaaaaatcatcgtaaagttttattccgtttggactctgtttggtattgattttctataaaagacaaaaaaaggaaaaaacaacaactgacacttggcactaagttaataggttagtcccaaaaatgatataaaatagtatattaatgcatataaaacatccaaaacagataatataatagcatggaacaataaaaaattatagatacgttggagacgtatcacttgctGCATGGGTTCATCCTCATGAGGTGGGGATGGTGGAATCTACTGCAGAGGAGTACTTGAGTCAATAGGAGCATCAACAGCAATCTGAGGGTGGCAATCCCTGATTCCTTTCGGCTTGCTAGCTCTCACCTTAGCCTTGTGACGTGTTTCTTCCTTGATTCTTCGTCGAGCAAGATCTGTCTGACG is drawn from Aegilops tauschii subsp. strangulata cultivar AL8/78 chromosome 1, Aet v6.0, whole genome shotgun sequence and contains these coding sequences:
- the LOC109751527 gene encoding uncharacterized protein, giving the protein MGSVVDFVEISSDEEDLPMPRKPVDDWLGKLLNDDEPNGDDFFDLVVMGEFSPPQKKANPGGGGGGGGGDDEDDDDCVVLDGDPEKAITIGEDKGSVGDSSSDELQIVGEKGPVACRDFPHSRHLCSNLPFSATSHVKHCSMCHCFVCDAPAPCNYWGKGIQLNDHCHATDKESKWKQLRQAFKSKSLPASRPEQCQNAIYPTMAPSIKKDIQCQVSSFANRSPLLHVMSQNQQRHTSVRVSLNVGRTISTPRASLATKAVRSTNNVHTAQNIHSRGNFKRVGTASPGHTIRNANRFGSSAPISTLSLMNNALPHVSQPVQAIPGTNTAHVSQQVQPQGTNPFSGTVKKSAPQRSLSAPIASQGQQGQLAPSSQAASNVVHGVGPQLSRCTSLMNERRQFLPEPVIDVSTQSWQDILASVASDLGVLDDSAYNTSTSHSQQPVRTSPQPLDAGANQGEGGLHAESVASAVNLMTSNGHGLPIHTTGGGTQTNAPKQTLHPLNYGGSLSPDEAHLDGFLSPPADELLLEAAQQRDSSGLDSTGLIFDFELDDWA